CcctttgttacttgttttcttgaGAGTCTGTATTTACAAAATGCATTACGTAATTcctaagaacttgaaaaagaacagtTGGAACTATGCATCTTAGTTTGAAGGATAGTCATTTATAACACAGGTATACAATCTTTCTCCAAGCTGAAGGTTTCGTAAGTGAAAATTTCTGGAAAGACATAAACTTTTCTTAGAGTAATAAAGGTGGCTTCTAATCAAagcttttaaaagagaaaatatgcacGCAGCATTTTCTTATCTAGataataatttgtacctcccGTGTCTAACGGGTTAAACAGCTTCAAATGCAATAGAAACGCTCCATGCAAATGAAGGATGCTAGATCTCCTTTCTTAATGGCTACCCAGTATAATAAATTTAGCCAATCAGAAGGTAGAATCTGGGTTACCGCCTCTTCGTATAAAAGGTTCTCATTCGGTGTTCTTAAAGTCGACTATTTTACATGACGTATAGGATCAGTTGTTGGCAATATTAAGCTGTCCTCGTTTTGGTCCGTAATCCATTCATAGGCCCTAGTCCATCGCCTGCTCCTCATAGGTGAACTTCTGAGACGTCGTGCATGGCGTGATTGTGTGTCCGGCGTTGTACCCGGCTAAATGTATTCTAAAGTTTAGAAAACTTAAGTTTCAGGAAGTTCCAAGTGTAAAGTCAGAGCATAAACACTTAACAAAAAAGTGCCTTGTTACAGGAAATATTTCTGGAAATGCTAGTTTGATTTTACTATGCTTGAGTTTACATCTTGTAGGTTTCAAAGAACTTTCTCAGTCAGTTTAAGCGTTACACAGGGATTACTTTTTTTGTGAAATGGTTTTGGAAATTTATAATCCGTTATCGGGTTATGGAGCAGGGAATGTAGAGTACATTAGGGCAATATTCCCTcaatctcccctcccccccagaacCTAAATAAATATACAGAACTACAGTACCAATGAAGTTAAGGTCTGTTTTTTCGAAAAGGTAACGCTCAAGGCATTGCATTCTCATGAAAATCGTGTgcggaaaagaacaaaaaaacaatttgGAAAGAGCCGAGGATATAACGTAGTGGCCAATGAAACTGCACGGTTGTTGGAAAGTTTCAATGTAGACCAATCAGAGCCTGTAAcgtaatatttaaacatttttctcgCCCAATCACTTCCCCTTACGTACtataaatactagcaaactgctGGGCGATATTTTTGCGCTAATATTCGGTACGTCTGTGTACCTGTCACTTGTCATGGCTCGCACTAAGCAAACTGCTCGTAAGTCCACTGGCGGCAAAGCGCCTCGCAAGCAGCTGGCCACCAAGGCGGCTCGCAAGAGTGCGCCGGCCACCGGCGGCGTGAAAAAACCCCACCGCTACCGACCCGGCACGGTGGCCTTGCGCGAGATCCGCCGCTACCAAAAGTCCACGGAGCTTCTTATCCGTAAACTGCCTTTTCAGCGCCTTGTGCGTGAGATTGCCCAGGACTTCAAGACCGATCTGCGCTTCCAGAGTTCGGCGGTGATGGCACTGCAGGAGGCATGCGAAGCCTATCTGGTGGGTCTTTTCGAGGACACCAATCTGTGCGCCATCCACGCTAAGCGTGTTACCATCATGCCCAAGGACATCCAGTTAGCCCGCCGGATCCGCGGGGAGCGGGCATAATTACTGCTTTTCTCTGAAATTTCAACCAAAGGCTCTTTTCAGAGCCACCCACGTTTTCAAGTAAGGGCTGTAAGAAACTAACTTTCCAACTCAAGTTGTTCAGTATAACTTTGCATCTGCTTGGGAATGAAAAGACATGCATCAACACTTGTCGGATTATGGATAATTTTTGTCTAAATATCCACTGCGTATGCGAACACACTGGCCCTTTATAAGTGTTTATGTAAATAGTACTGTTTTCTCTTACCTTAGTAAAGAGCCAGAGTTTCAGAGGCACGCGAAATGATTGGCATTTGcagagcattttaaaaacatggcCTTGTGAGTATTAGTTGTGAAACAAACAGGAATAGTATGAGTATAAACATTTTTACGTTTCTAACTTTGATCTTGATATTTTTACGATTATCAAAATTTATTGATAATAAATTTTCGCCTTTTTAAGTATTTCTTCTACTTAGGATATTTGGAATCATGTTTCCTCTAAGCCTAATTCCTCCAAGTACTGTAGTTAAAACAGTAGCCCAGTCAAGGAAGCAAAGACTATTGGTCAAACTGATCTCTTCCCAcctgccccgcccgccccgccctccccgccctccccgccctccccgccctccccgccctTCCGCGTGAGTTCCCGGGGCTTGGAGGCGGGATTAAGGGAGGGGACTGTTGGCGTCACACTTCCGGTTTGCGCGCTTTCCATTCTCTCTTTGGGGGGGTTGGGCGGGGGAGAGGTGGTAGGTATATAAGGATCCGCTCTCCccttctttgtcagttgctgttGGTTTGCTTCTCTCAAAACCATGTCTGGGCGCGGCAAAGGCGGCAAGGGTCTGGGTAAGGGAGGTGCTAAGCGCCACCGCAAGGTTCTGCGCGACAACATCCAGGGCATCACCAAACCCGCCATCCGCCGCCTCGCCCGGCGTGGCGGTGTGAAGCGCATCTCCGGCCTCATCTACGAAGAGACCCGCGGGGTGCTGAAAGTGTTCCTGGAGAACGTGATCCGGGACGCCGTCACCTACACCGAGCACGCCAAGCGCAAGACTGTCACCGCCATGGACGTGGTCTATGCGCTTAAGCGTCAGGGACGCACTCTCTACGGCTTCGGCGGGTAAGCTTTCCGATTTCGCCATCAAGAATTAGCATTTCTCAACCAAAGGCCCTTTTCAGGGCCACCCAACTGCTCATAAAAGAAAGCTGTAACCATTAGCCAAGGCACAGGAGTCTGCAGCTCAATGGTGtggttaaaatgaaaactactgAGACATCCCCGAGTCAGAAAACATTGCGGGAATTAATTAATGTCTGTATATATCCATGTAACTCCCACTCTCGGCTCCATTCACTGGACACAGGTAGGGGGGAAAGATGATACTCCAACACTaaagaaaagtggaaaagaaCCAAGTATGGCGAGAAACTTGAATAGGTTTGCAGGAACAAAGAGAAGCACTGCCCAATCAGCAAGCCCCATCCATGGATTTCAACCAATCAGAACTGATGATCTCATGTGGTTCCCCGCGGCGACCCAAATTTGGGGGATGGGAAATCGGGCGAGAAACGCCAAAGCCCTtgtttagagaattttttttaatttgtgtttttacGGGTTATGAAATAGACTCCGACGAGACATCTGAATGGCTCTCAGTCATGTCCTGAGAACAGTACTGAAATTACCGCCGCTAATAGGACGATTTGTCtcgattaaaaaaataatctctgaAATGTTAGGCAGAAGGGGAAACCGAATTCAGACTGCCAGCAAACCCAGGGCATTGAATTCAGGCGAAATTAAAATCTCGTTTATGAAGAAAACGCGCTTCCTTCTCTTTCGGTGTCAACACAGCCCTCAGCAGTTAGCCATACTTTTTTCCTTACTTCACAGAGGAATGGAAattagggtgatggaaatgttctaaaattaaatagattgtagtggtggttgtacaactaagtaaatatactaaaattcattgagttgtacacttaaagtgggtgaattttatggtatgtaagttatatctcaataaagctgttttacatgtatatatgtatatgtatatgtgtgtgtatatatatgtgtatatatatatatatacacacacatatataatcacCAGACAGGGTAGCAGGAGATTGTAGGGTAGGCACTGTTGGTCTGTGAAGAGGTTCTCTTGCTAAAGTTGAAAGTATGGCCTGCTTGGTCTAGTCTGTCATTATAGCCACAGGTTTTTAAGCAAGAATATTCCTAGTCCAATTATATGTTTCAGTAGCATACCAGACTTTAGAACTCAGCTGGAGAAGGGATGTGAATTCACTTGAAGTTGGCTAAAAGGGAAACAGCTTATCTTCATctaaaaagatatttacaaatgcCTCTGTCATTGGGTTcctttttgtatcatttttatagaAGGCTGATTTCAGCctcagtgtgttagtttcagtcaCTATTTCTCCTAGCTTTTTTGGTCCCATTTCCCACATGATAACTGTCCTCCAAGATTTTGGGGGGAATGATAAAAGTACGGAGCCTGGCTTAATTTAAACTGACAATGGGGAGAGTTCAAGGCTGTATCCTAGATGACCA
Above is a genomic segment from Eubalaena glacialis isolate mEubGla1 chromosome 7, mEubGla1.1.hap2.+ XY, whole genome shotgun sequence containing:
- the LOC133095000 gene encoding histone H3.1; protein product: MARTKQTARKSTGGKAPRKQLATKAARKSAPATGGVKKPHRYRPGTVALREIRRYQKSTELLIRKLPFQRLVREIAQDFKTDLRFQSSAVMALQEACEAYLVGLFEDTNLCAIHAKRVTIMPKDIQLARRIRGERA